A portion of the Chryseobacterium tructae genome contains these proteins:
- a CDS encoding RagB/SusD family nutrient uptake outer membrane protein: protein MKIFNTVILLTGLSAAVLSCTNELNIEPEGTPTEANFWKSENDLITGANAMYKPLSDSEFYGRGFFWFINASDDMVTGRSKSEADNAKNFSSNYIAAGDLETQWNKRYTVIGVANRVIRNVDNIQASQAVKNKYLGEALFMSSRMYFEMAYSYGNEKAGVPIIDRTKEPDPNPIPRAANVMENYNYIVNDLKKAAELLPSQEELPAKDYGRPHKAAAWALLAKVYLFMKDWKNAEYWANEVMTKGNRNLLNNFGDVFKAENNYSSEYIWSVPSTTKFNGVGSILPGVMLENKGWGKYNGWGYFQPTKELYDEYETGDLRRSVTILKEGDQFTFDGAVRTYATSNSLTKAQFNKYMDAFKYPFKDGHVNANGDYPCTDFAVPIMRYAEVILIKAEALLMQSKPADQEINMIRKRAGLTAKSGCTMVDLKHERRCELAGEWADRHRDLVRWGDAQATYAKPLHGMDGKEAWAARNFNPAIHNVWAVPQVEIVNSHGVIKQNEGW from the coding sequence ATGAAGATTTTCAATACAGTAATTTTATTAACAGGGCTTTCTGCAGCAGTATTGTCTTGTACCAATGAACTGAATATAGAGCCGGAAGGAACTCCCACAGAAGCCAATTTCTGGAAAAGCGAAAATGACCTGATTACGGGAGCTAATGCTATGTATAAGCCGCTTTCCGACAGTGAATTTTATGGAAGAGGTTTTTTCTGGTTCATCAATGCCAGTGACGATATGGTAACAGGAAGATCGAAGAGTGAGGCTGATAATGCGAAGAATTTTAGCAGCAATTATATCGCAGCCGGAGATCTGGAGACCCAATGGAACAAAAGATATACGGTAATTGGTGTTGCCAATCGTGTGATCCGTAATGTTGATAATATTCAGGCTTCACAGGCGGTTAAAAACAAATATTTGGGTGAAGCATTGTTCATGAGCAGCAGAATGTATTTTGAAATGGCTTACAGCTATGGAAATGAAAAAGCAGGTGTTCCTATCATAGACCGTACAAAAGAACCGGATCCCAACCCAATTCCAAGGGCTGCTAATGTAATGGAAAACTACAATTATATTGTAAACGATCTGAAAAAAGCAGCAGAATTATTGCCTAGCCAGGAAGAACTTCCAGCCAAAGATTACGGAAGACCCCATAAAGCGGCAGCATGGGCATTACTCGCAAAAGTGTATCTGTTTATGAAGGATTGGAAGAATGCAGAATATTGGGCTAATGAAGTAATGACCAAAGGAAATAGAAATCTGCTAAATAATTTTGGTGATGTTTTTAAAGCTGAAAACAACTACAGTTCAGAATATATCTGGTCAGTACCGAGTACTACTAAATTTAATGGAGTAGGAAGTATTCTTCCGGGAGTAATGCTAGAAAACAAAGGTTGGGGTAAATATAACGGTTGGGGATATTTCCAGCCTACAAAAGAATTGTATGATGAATACGAAACCGGAGACCTTAGAAGAAGTGTAACCATTCTTAAAGAAGGAGACCAGTTTACCTTTGATGGAGCAGTAAGAACCTATGCTACATCAAACTCCCTTACGAAAGCTCAGTTTAACAAATATATGGATGCTTTCAAATATCCATTTAAAGATGGGCATGTAAATGCTAATGGAGATTACCCTTGTACAGATTTTGCCGTACCTATTATGCGTTATGCTGAGGTCATCCTTATCAAAGCAGAAGCATTATTGATGCAAAGCAAACCTGCAGATCAGGAAATCAATATGATCAGAAAACGTGCTGGTCTTACTGCCAAAAGTGGTTGTACTATGGTTGATCTGAAACATGAAAGACGTTGCGAGCTTGCGGGTGAGTGGGCAGACAGACACAGAGACCTTGTACGTTGGGGTGATGCACAGGCAACCTATGCTAAACCACTTCATGGAATGGATGGAAAAGAAGCTTGGGCTGCCAGAAACTTCAATCCTGCTATCCATAATGTTTGGGCTGTTCCACAGGTTGAAATCGTAAATAGCCACGGTGTTATTAAACAAAACGAAGGTTGGTAA